From a single Cyclobacterium marinum DSM 745 genomic region:
- a CDS encoding DUF3500 domain-containing protein has translation MSSLKYFLLAVSSVSLLTFSSCTQEEDEPDTVSTDETCITSGTLDQSSNSEIEAMREAMVSFRSSLSASLLSEASNCLDDERFYLWHNTPANDGNRDGITYGDLSDAQLIAFKNILQQFLSSGGYQKVYEITELSEGWLHNVMSSVWDPDFYSIDMFGDPETSGSWGFQLDGHHCVVNFLVHGDNVSIVPAFLGGEPAADTWNGERFDIFSDERDLALSLYNSLDESELTVASSISTSRSLEVGPADRNGDPDPYIGAYDYSGFETGLKYSDMSATAQANLLLVMKEYVYNLSDNFADEWWQDIMDNIDDTYFVWINDSGSSPTASSEFYYRIYNPYLWAEFNTEGSTGANSGSIADYNHVHTITRIPNNPTTDNGGDYGIFAMMINQDGPKTLFEHYALAEHHKDNQMHFDYDVVLN, from the coding sequence ATGTCATCATTAAAATACTTTTTACTGGCAGTATCGTCCGTAAGTTTATTGACTTTTTCATCTTGCACGCAAGAGGAAGACGAACCTGATACAGTAAGTACTGATGAAACCTGTATTACTTCAGGTACTTTAGATCAGTCATCCAATTCTGAAATTGAAGCTATGAGGGAGGCAATGGTTTCTTTTAGAAGTTCCCTTTCAGCTTCTCTATTAAGTGAAGCTTCAAACTGCCTTGACGATGAAAGATTTTATCTCTGGCACAATACACCAGCCAACGATGGAAATAGAGATGGGATAACTTATGGGGATTTAAGTGATGCCCAGTTGATTGCTTTTAAGAATATTCTTCAACAATTCTTAAGTTCCGGCGGATATCAAAAAGTTTATGAAATTACAGAATTGTCTGAAGGATGGTTGCACAATGTTATGAGTTCTGTATGGGATCCTGATTTCTACTCCATAGATATGTTTGGGGATCCGGAGACAAGTGGTTCTTGGGGATTTCAGCTTGATGGACACCATTGTGTGGTAAATTTTTTGGTTCATGGAGATAATGTTTCCATCGTCCCCGCATTTCTAGGCGGAGAACCTGCAGCAGATACTTGGAATGGAGAGCGTTTTGATATTTTCTCCGATGAAAGAGATTTGGCGCTGTCATTATACAATAGCCTTGACGAATCCGAGCTTACAGTGGCATCTTCAATTTCTACTTCCAGATCTTTGGAGGTTGGTCCTGCAGATAGGAATGGAGACCCAGACCCCTATATTGGAGCTTACGATTATTCGGGTTTTGAGACAGGTTTGAAATACTCTGACATGTCAGCCACTGCCCAAGCCAACTTGCTATTGGTGATGAAAGAATATGTATATAATTTATCTGACAATTTTGCTGATGAATGGTGGCAAGATATCATGGACAATATTGATGATACTTATTTTGTCTGGATAAATGATTCAGGAAGCAGTCCCACAGCAAGTTCAGAATTTTATTATAGAATTTACAATCCCTATTTATGGGCTGAATTTAATACTGAAGGATCAACGGGGGCAAATTCGGGAAGCATAGCGGATTACAACCATGTTCACACCATTACAAGAATACCCAACAATCCAACAACAGACAATGGAGGAGATTATGGTATTTTCGCCATGATGATAAATCAGGATGGACCGAAAACACTTTTTGAACATTATGCTTTGGCTGAGCATCACAAGGACAACCAAATGCATTTCGATTATGATGTGGTATTAAACTAA
- a CDS encoding LytR/AlgR family response regulator transcription factor yields the protein MNVLIVEDEMHTSKLLKEIIEQDEDFLVTGQLETLSEAIAFLSKHQNKLDLLFLDIQLADGHSFEIFKHIDLSIPVIFCTAFDDYTMKAIKNNGIDYILKPFKEDEIHTALKKYKQFVNTFQTNRPNLIKLNEVNQYQQTFLTQHREKTLVKNVKDIALFNIEFETVYMYTFNKEKLPLFKTLEYICSVCDPNQFFRINRQMLVNRNNVNSIEPYFNRKVMLHLKVGTGDKAIVSRLKVLPLKKWLEAGIEI from the coding sequence ATGAATGTTTTGATAGTTGAGGACGAAATGCATACTTCCAAATTGCTTAAGGAAATAATTGAGCAGGATGAGGATTTTTTAGTTACCGGACAATTAGAAACTTTAAGTGAAGCTATTGCCTTTCTTAGCAAACATCAAAATAAGTTGGATCTTCTATTTTTAGATATCCAACTCGCAGATGGGCATAGCTTTGAAATATTTAAACACATCGATCTTTCTATACCAGTAATATTTTGTACAGCATTTGATGATTACACAATGAAGGCTATCAAAAATAATGGCATTGACTATATCCTAAAACCTTTTAAGGAAGATGAAATTCACACAGCCCTTAAAAAGTATAAACAATTTGTCAATACTTTTCAAACTAATCGTCCAAATCTAATTAAATTAAACGAAGTCAACCAATATCAGCAAACTTTTTTAACCCAGCATAGAGAGAAAACATTGGTAAAAAATGTTAAAGATATTGCTCTTTTTAATATTGAATTTGAAACAGTGTATATGTACACTTTTAATAAAGAAAAACTACCTCTTTTCAAAACACTTGAGTACATATGCTCGGTGTGCGATCCCAATCAGTTTTTCCGGATTAATAGGCAAATGCTTGTAAACCGCAATAACGTTAATTCAATCGAACCTTATTTTAATAGAAAAGTCATGTTACATTTAAAAGTTGGTACTGGAGATAAAGCCATTGTTAGTAGACTTAAGGTACTCCCATTAAAAAAATGGTTGGAAGCAGGTATTGAAATTTAA
- a CDS encoding ribonuclease activity regulator RraA: protein MLSTTREKLQTVSTATLATALFKRGLKNQFIQGVKPLSKGKPTMVGEAFTLRYIPAREDLNPISVFQDPKHPQRVAVETCPKGAVLVIDSRKNSRAASAGSILASRLMVRGAAGIVTDGGFRDSAEIAKLNMPSYHHRASAPTNLTLHQAMDINVPIGCGDVAVFPGDVIVGDDDGVMVIPAHLADEIAEEAINMTLYEDFVTERVLAGHTIVGLYPLTKEENREAFEQWKKQQEGTKEKE, encoded by the coding sequence ATGTTATCCACTACACGTGAAAAATTACAAACTGTTAGTACTGCCACACTTGCCACAGCCTTATTCAAACGAGGTTTGAAAAACCAATTCATTCAAGGGGTTAAGCCTTTATCAAAGGGAAAACCTACCATGGTTGGGGAAGCTTTTACCTTGCGATACATACCGGCAAGAGAAGACCTTAACCCTATCAGTGTATTTCAAGACCCCAAACATCCTCAAAGGGTGGCTGTAGAAACCTGCCCTAAAGGAGCGGTTTTGGTAATCGATAGTCGTAAAAACAGTAGGGCAGCTTCTGCCGGTTCTATATTGGCTTCTCGCCTTATGGTTAGGGGAGCTGCCGGTATTGTTACAGATGGAGGGTTTCGGGATTCCGCAGAAATTGCCAAGTTGAATATGCCTTCCTATCATCATAGGGCGAGTGCGCCCACCAACTTAACATTACACCAGGCAATGGACATCAATGTGCCAATTGGGTGTGGGGATGTGGCAGTTTTTCCGGGAGATGTGATTGTCGGAGATGATGATGGGGTAATGGTTATTCCTGCCCACTTGGCTGATGAAATAGCCGAGGAGGCCATAAACATGACCCTTTATGAAGATTTTGTTACAGAAAGGGTATTGGCAGGACACACCATTGTAGGTTTATATCCCCTTACCAAGGAAGAAAATAGAGAAGCATTTGAGCAGTGGAAAAAACAACAAGAGGGTACAAAGGAGAAAGAATAA
- a CDS encoding sensor histidine kinase — MKLKVEKSLPIVLAIFLPALNLFSNRNIQVNTSLDFYTKWMYASLVLFVLWYVLDGVTRIKSKYLIGYVITSIIATISVVYLLFVLGFIDVNESEIWVFLIKMVSASILFLVIQYALKANQSLMHLKLKEEKLQTENYKVQLEALRAKIDPHFLFNSLNTLRSMVRQQEPKSEQFVLSLSDFYRETLRFNDASVLKLYEEIKVLESYLFLMKNRNESALQLNINITKKYFEHQIPTLALQSIIENCFKHNLMTSKQPLKIEVKSLSDLRISISNNVQLKLSSQVQTGLGLSNLKKRYELLGVNNGVEVLQNEKVFTVKLKLL, encoded by the coding sequence ATGAAATTAAAGGTTGAAAAATCATTACCCATTGTCTTGGCCATATTTTTACCCGCGTTGAATCTGTTTTCAAACAGAAACATTCAGGTGAATACTTCCTTGGATTTTTATACCAAATGGATGTATGCCTCCCTCGTGCTTTTTGTTTTGTGGTATGTATTGGATGGTGTGACACGTATAAAGAGCAAATACCTAATAGGATATGTCATCACTTCGATTATCGCTACGATTTCTGTTGTTTATTTGCTTTTTGTACTTGGCTTTATTGATGTAAATGAGAGTGAAATTTGGGTGTTTTTAATCAAAATGGTTTCTGCATCTATATTATTTCTAGTGATTCAATATGCGTTAAAAGCTAACCAAAGCTTAATGCACTTGAAACTTAAAGAAGAAAAGCTACAAACGGAGAATTACAAAGTGCAACTGGAAGCATTGCGGGCAAAAATTGACCCCCACTTTTTATTTAACTCACTCAATACACTTAGGTCAATGGTCCGTCAGCAGGAACCAAAATCAGAACAATTTGTACTGAGCCTGTCAGATTTTTATAGAGAAACATTAAGATTCAATGATGCAAGTGTTTTGAAATTATATGAAGAAATTAAAGTCCTGGAGTCTTATTTGTTCTTAATGAAAAATAGAAATGAATCTGCCTTACAGTTGAACATTAATATCACGAAGAAGTATTTTGAGCATCAAATTCCGACCTTAGCATTACAATCAATTATTGAAAATTGTTTTAAACACAATTTGATGACTTCAAAGCAACCGTTAAAAATAGAGGTGAAGAGTCTTTCTGATCTTCGTATATCGATTAGTAATAATGTCCAATTAAAATTATCTTCTCAGGTACAGACTGGGTTAGGACTCAGTAATTTAAAAAAAAGGTATGAATTATTAGGTGTAAACAATGGAGTAGAAGTACTGCAAAATGAGAAAGTGTTTACCGTAAAATTAAAGTTATTATAG
- a CDS encoding bifunctional aconitate hydratase 2/2-methylisocitrate dehydratase yields MSEYSKYLEEIEDRKKDNLDPKPIDSADLLIEIIAQIKDLHHEHRKDSLNFFIYNVLPGTTSAAIVKAKFLKEIILGESVLEEISPAFAFEQLSHMKGGPSVKVLLDLALGDDISIAEEAAKVLKTQVFLYEADTDRLEKAFKEGNPVAKDILESYAKAEFFTKLPELPEEIKLVTFVAGVGDISTDLLSPGGDAHSRSDRQLHGQCMFEHNKEQQKELLELQAKHPDKRVMLVAEKGTMGVGSSRMSGVNNVALWIGKKASPYIPFINIAPVVAGTNGISPIFLTTVGVTGGIGLDLKNWKKKYDAEGNLIVDENGEPVLEQVYSVDTGTVLTINTKTKKLYDGDKELMDISSAFTPQKMEFMKAGGSYAIVFGKKLQTISAKILGIELPLVYAPSKEISHKGQGLTAVEKIFNANAVGTTGAVLHAGSYVRAEVNIVGSQDTTGLMTSQELEMMAATVISPIVDAGYQSGCHTASVWDLKSQQNIPKLMKFMNDFGLITARDPKHKYAPLTDVIHKVLNDLTVDDWAIIIGGDSHTRMSKGVAFGADSGTVALALATGEASMPIPESVKVTFKGKMKDHMDFRDVVHATQSQMLKAFKGENVFQGRVIEVHIGTLPSDQAFTFTDWTAEMKAKASICISEDETLIESLEIAKGRIQIMIDKGMDNDNQVLQGLIDKANKRIEEIRTGKKPPLTPDENAKYHAEFVVDLDIIDEPMIADPDVHNEDVSKRYTHDTIRELSYYQGEKQIDLGFVGSCMVHKGDIKIVAKMLKNMEDHYGKVEFKAPLVVTAPTYNIIDELKEEGDWEILQKYSGFEFDDAAPKSSARTEYDNILYLERPGCNLCMGNQEKAEKGDTVMATSTRLFQGRVVKDSDRKKGESLLGSTPVVILSAILGRTPTLEEYKIAVKGIKLTHFAPPLKKMTSKPNHLLSY; encoded by the coding sequence ATGAGTGAATATAGTAAGTACCTAGAAGAGATAGAAGATAGGAAAAAGGATAATCTTGATCCGAAACCAATTGATAGTGCAGATTTATTAATTGAAATAATCGCACAAATCAAAGATCTTCATCATGAGCACAGGAAAGATTCTTTGAATTTCTTTATTTACAATGTTTTGCCGGGTACTACTTCTGCAGCCATTGTTAAAGCTAAGTTTTTAAAAGAGATTATTCTTGGTGAATCTGTATTAGAGGAAATTTCACCTGCCTTTGCTTTTGAACAATTGTCACATATGAAAGGTGGTCCTTCAGTAAAAGTATTACTGGATTTGGCACTTGGTGATGATATTTCCATAGCAGAAGAAGCTGCAAAAGTCTTGAAGACACAGGTTTTTCTTTATGAAGCAGATACAGATCGTTTAGAAAAAGCTTTTAAAGAGGGAAATCCTGTTGCGAAGGATATTTTAGAAAGCTACGCTAAAGCAGAGTTTTTCACGAAATTGCCTGAACTTCCTGAGGAAATCAAACTGGTCACTTTTGTTGCAGGTGTCGGAGATATTTCAACAGATTTATTGTCTCCAGGAGGAGATGCTCATTCAAGATCTGATCGACAATTGCATGGCCAATGCATGTTCGAACATAATAAAGAACAACAAAAAGAGTTGCTAGAACTACAGGCCAAACACCCTGACAAGAGGGTGATGTTGGTAGCTGAGAAAGGTACCATGGGAGTTGGTTCTTCAAGAATGTCCGGAGTGAACAATGTTGCTCTTTGGATAGGGAAAAAAGCCAGCCCTTATATCCCCTTCATCAATATTGCCCCTGTAGTGGCTGGAACAAATGGTATTTCTCCAATATTCCTTACCACTGTTGGTGTTACCGGTGGTATTGGCTTAGACTTAAAAAATTGGAAAAAGAAATACGATGCGGAAGGTAATCTAATTGTAGATGAAAATGGAGAGCCTGTATTAGAGCAAGTATATTCTGTAGATACAGGAACTGTATTGACCATCAATACTAAAACCAAAAAACTCTATGATGGAGATAAAGAACTGATGGATATTTCATCTGCTTTTACTCCACAAAAGATGGAGTTTATGAAAGCAGGAGGCTCATATGCCATAGTATTTGGTAAAAAACTTCAAACCATTTCCGCGAAAATTCTTGGCATAGAATTGCCATTAGTTTATGCTCCTTCTAAAGAAATATCACATAAAGGACAAGGTCTAACAGCAGTAGAGAAAATTTTCAATGCAAATGCTGTTGGTACCACTGGCGCTGTTCTACATGCAGGTTCTTATGTTCGTGCGGAGGTTAATATCGTAGGATCTCAGGATACTACAGGCTTGATGACTTCTCAAGAATTGGAAATGATGGCTGCCACGGTCATTTCTCCTATTGTTGATGCCGGTTATCAGTCGGGCTGCCATACCGCTTCTGTTTGGGATTTAAAATCTCAACAAAACATACCAAAATTGATGAAATTCATGAATGATTTTGGTTTGATAACTGCCCGTGACCCTAAACATAAATATGCACCCCTAACGGATGTGATCCATAAGGTGTTAAATGACCTTACTGTTGATGATTGGGCCATTATCATTGGAGGAGATTCTCACACAAGAATGTCTAAAGGTGTTGCTTTTGGAGCAGATTCAGGTACGGTTGCGCTAGCACTGGCCACAGGCGAGGCTTCTATGCCAATCCCGGAGTCAGTAAAAGTTACCTTTAAAGGTAAAATGAAAGACCATATGGATTTCAGAGATGTTGTACATGCTACACAGTCTCAGATGCTAAAAGCTTTTAAAGGAGAGAATGTTTTCCAAGGAAGAGTGATTGAGGTGCATATTGGTACGCTTCCTTCTGACCAAGCTTTTACATTCACTGATTGGACAGCAGAAATGAAAGCGAAAGCTTCAATCTGTATCTCTGAGGATGAAACGCTGATAGAATCCTTGGAAATAGCCAAAGGTCGTATTCAGATAATGATCGACAAGGGTATGGACAATGACAATCAAGTACTCCAAGGTTTAATTGATAAAGCTAATAAAAGAATAGAGGAGATAAGAACAGGTAAAAAACCTCCATTAACTCCTGATGAGAATGCAAAATACCATGCGGAATTTGTAGTTGATTTGGATATCATTGATGAGCCAATGATCGCGGATCCTGATGTTCACAATGAGGATGTTTCTAAACGTTATACTCATGATACCATCCGTGAGCTGTCCTATTACCAAGGAGAAAAACAGATTGACTTGGGCTTTGTAGGTTCGTGTATGGTGCACAAGGGAGATATCAAGATAGTGGCCAAAATGTTGAAAAACATGGAAGATCACTATGGAAAAGTTGAGTTCAAAGCACCATTGGTAGTAACTGCCCCAACTTACAATATCATTGATGAATTGAAAGAAGAAGGCGATTGGGAAATTCTGCAAAAATACTCCGGTTTTGAATTTGATGATGCAGCTCCAAAAAGTAGTGCAAGAACAGAGTATGACAATATTCTGTACCTTGAGCGTCCAGGTTGTAACTTATGTATGGGTAACCAAGAGAAGGCTGAAAAAGGTGATACGGTGATGGCCACTTCCACGCGTTTGTTCCAAGGAAGAGTAGTGAAGGATTCTGATCGTAAAAAAGGAGAATCATTGCTTGGTTCTACTCCGGTAGTAATTCTTTCAGCTATTCTAGGTAGAACACCTACCCTTGAAGAGTATAAGATTGCGGTTAAGGGGATCAAACTAACTCATTTTGCGCCTCCGCTTAAAAAGATGACTTCTAAACCAAACCACCTTCTTTCGTATTAA
- a CDS encoding alpha/beta hydrolase, which translates to MKLKLILLLICCQSILAEASQIDTVMVNSASMNKSIANIVIVPDNYSRHQESFPVLYLLHGAGGDHTNWLSKVPAIQEYADQYDMIIVCPDGDVTSWYFDSPIDKKMRYETYLSKELVESIDNTYNTIAEKSGRAITGLSMGGHGAFYLAFRHQEVWGAAGSMSGGVDIRPFPKNWDLSKRLGDYAIYKENWENNTVINMVHLLKGDNLKLIFDCGVDDFFFDANKRLHTKLLERNIPHDYTERPGGHSWDYWANSIKYQLLFFNDYFAY; encoded by the coding sequence ATGAAATTAAAATTAATTCTACTTTTAATCTGCTGCCAAAGTATACTCGCTGAGGCCTCGCAGATCGATACTGTGATGGTAAACAGTGCATCCATGAACAAATCAATTGCTAACATTGTCATTGTTCCGGACAATTATTCTAGACACCAGGAAAGTTTTCCTGTCTTGTATTTACTTCATGGGGCAGGTGGAGATCATACGAACTGGCTATCCAAAGTGCCGGCCATCCAAGAATATGCTGACCAATACGATATGATAATTGTTTGCCCTGATGGAGATGTCACCAGTTGGTATTTTGACAGTCCTATCGATAAAAAAATGAGGTATGAAACCTATCTTTCTAAAGAGTTGGTAGAAAGTATAGACAATACTTACAATACGATTGCCGAAAAATCAGGCAGGGCCATTACAGGGCTTAGTATGGGAGGTCATGGTGCCTTTTATCTTGCTTTTAGACACCAAGAGGTGTGGGGAGCGGCCGGAAGTATGAGTGGAGGGGTAGATATACGTCCATTTCCAAAGAATTGGGATTTAAGTAAGCGACTGGGAGATTATGCTATTTATAAGGAGAACTGGGAAAATAATACAGTGATCAATATGGTCCACCTTTTAAAGGGAGACAATCTAAAACTTATTTTTGACTGTGGAGTAGATGATTTCTTTTTCGATGCCAATAAACGATTGCATACCAAATTGCTGGAAAGGAATATTCCGCATGATTATACTGAACGTCCGGGAGGTCATAGCTGGGATTATTGGGCCAACTCAATCAAATACCAGCTTTTGTTTTTCAATGATTATTTTGCCTATTAA
- a CDS encoding heparinase II/III domain-containing protein, whose amino-acid sequence MKIYDCNKLCCIASIVFFILVGLRVNAQHLPPKLDNPISKTYLKKNLRKDSPRLVLNKEIEENLKQKLRSDPVVQHVYKRLKAWVETIFDKPIINLDIPLEERSQNNQLDISRDLLHRIGILAMVYRIEKDAKVLNRINEELIAACNFPSWNPKHFLDVGEMSLGVALAIDWVGEYLPPSTVKLGKTALIEKGLKPSWPENGKVLNWVYGGNNWNQVCNGGMVAAAIVVAEEEPELASKTIYRAIDGMRYALSQYGPDGVYPEGATYWRYGTSFSVLTAAMFESAFGSDFGILEYPGLKESAMFRVLSDSPMGLFYNFGDCGESSGENGDIVLAWFASKTGNKTFFEEEKFLRAIDENSNFSRLLAPALVWIAQYEEKRESTVPAAWAGRGPNPVVFFTGEEDDPNKFYFGGKGGLGNISHGNMDAGSFVFELDGVRWSIDLGKNKHYGVIERTGFNLWDRCQGCDRWKLINKNNFGHSTLSVNDQLHVVDGKASIIDFKNGSFPEATFDMSPVFEGKLKSAKRRFKKSGPRSLLIEDEVKLSEETEMITWQLITQANVEIVDGGAILTQEGKRLNIKNLSHPEFSFTVISLNPPPFYLDLKKDNLKRLEIRIPAWTVEGQNTKVAVLLSGD is encoded by the coding sequence ATGAAAATATATGATTGCAATAAATTATGCTGCATAGCATCCATTGTCTTTTTTATCCTTGTAGGCTTAAGAGTAAATGCCCAGCATTTACCTCCAAAATTAGATAATCCAATTTCTAAGACTTATCTCAAGAAAAATTTAAGAAAGGACTCACCTAGGCTAGTGTTAAACAAGGAGATAGAGGAGAATTTGAAGCAAAAACTTAGGTCCGATCCGGTAGTGCAGCATGTCTATAAGCGCTTAAAGGCTTGGGTAGAAACTATTTTTGATAAACCTATCATAAATTTAGATATTCCATTAGAGGAACGATCACAGAATAACCAGCTTGACATTTCAAGAGACCTTTTGCATAGAATAGGCATACTAGCGATGGTATATCGGATAGAGAAGGATGCTAAGGTCTTAAATCGGATCAATGAAGAGTTGATCGCAGCTTGCAATTTTCCATCTTGGAACCCTAAACATTTTCTTGATGTAGGAGAAATGTCACTTGGTGTTGCTTTGGCCATCGACTGGGTAGGGGAGTATTTGCCACCTTCTACTGTGAAATTGGGCAAAACAGCCTTAATTGAAAAGGGCTTAAAACCGAGTTGGCCGGAAAATGGCAAGGTTCTTAACTGGGTCTATGGAGGTAATAATTGGAATCAGGTATGCAATGGGGGAATGGTTGCAGCTGCCATAGTAGTGGCTGAGGAGGAACCAGAATTAGCCTCGAAAACCATCTACAGAGCCATTGATGGTATGCGATATGCCTTAAGCCAATATGGACCGGATGGGGTATATCCTGAAGGAGCTACCTACTGGCGGTATGGTACTTCTTTTTCCGTACTTACCGCTGCAATGTTTGAAAGTGCGTTTGGAAGTGACTTTGGAATCCTTGAGTATCCCGGATTAAAAGAGAGTGCCATGTTTAGAGTGCTGTCAGATAGTCCCATGGGTTTGTTTTATAATTTTGGGGACTGTGGTGAAAGCAGTGGTGAAAATGGGGATATAGTGTTGGCATGGTTTGCCTCTAAGACAGGGAATAAGACCTTTTTTGAGGAGGAAAAATTTTTGCGGGCAATTGATGAAAATAGTAATTTCTCACGTTTATTAGCCCCAGCCTTGGTCTGGATAGCCCAGTATGAGGAAAAGAGAGAGTCAACAGTGCCTGCTGCATGGGCCGGCAGGGGACCAAACCCCGTAGTGTTTTTTACCGGCGAGGAAGATGACCCCAATAAATTTTATTTTGGAGGAAAAGGAGGTCTTGGAAATATCAGTCACGGGAATATGGACGCCGGATCCTTTGTTTTTGAATTAGATGGTGTGCGGTGGAGTATAGACCTGGGGAAAAACAAGCATTATGGAGTTATTGAAAGGACAGGTTTTAACCTCTGGGATAGGTGCCAAGGTTGTGACCGATGGAAACTGATCAATAAAAATAATTTTGGACACAGTACTCTTTCCGTAAATGACCAACTTCATGTCGTAGACGGGAAGGCAAGCATAATTGATTTCAAAAATGGAAGCTTCCCTGAAGCCACTTTTGATATGTCTCCGGTTTTTGAGGGTAAATTGAAAAGTGCTAAAAGAAGATTTAAAAAAAGTGGCCCCAGATCCCTGTTAATTGAAGATGAAGTTAAATTGTCCGAAGAAACTGAGATGATAACATGGCAACTTATTACGCAGGCCAATGTAGAAATTGTGGATGGTGGAGCGATATTGACTCAAGAAGGCAAGCGTTTAAATATTAAAAATCTTTCGCATCCGGAGTTTAGCTTTACAGTTATTTCACTGAACCCTCCTCCTTTTTACTTAGATCTCAAAAAAGACAACTTGAAAAGATTGGAAATTCGAATTCCCGCTTGGACAGTTGAAGGGCAAAACACAAAAGTAGCGGTATTGCTTTCAGGGGACTAG